The following proteins come from a genomic window of Candidatus Binatus sp.:
- a CDS encoding SMP-30/gluconolactonase/LRE family protein yields the protein MEFEMLASGYGLLEAPRVDDLGRLYFSDIPNGGVYRRNPGGNVETLIPKRKGVGGMIFNASGGLVLTGRGLIHWDEKTGRSRDLFVAWGGKPVGMNDLTTDDHGSIYTGTINFDPLSNEQPIPGSLFRIDPPGRAVKLWDGIEVSNGLGLSPDRKHLYHSDSPTGAVWVYDVTHERGVKDRRVFARMPAGLPDGLAVDAQGGVWVAAFRAGEVVHFLKDGAVAERIKLPATMVTSLVFAGRDLRDLYVVTADNTDDPSRKGTIFRARADVPGLPVPKANF from the coding sequence ATGGAATTCGAGATGCTCGCGAGCGGCTACGGCCTGCTCGAAGCGCCGCGCGTCGATGATCTCGGCCGTCTCTACTTCAGTGACATTCCCAACGGCGGCGTTTACCGGCGCAATCCCGGCGGCAACGTCGAAACGCTGATTCCCAAGCGCAAGGGCGTCGGCGGAATGATTTTCAACGCCAGCGGCGGGCTCGTGCTCACCGGCCGCGGCCTGATTCATTGGGATGAGAAGACCGGCCGCAGCCGCGATCTATTCGTCGCTTGGGGAGGCAAGCCCGTCGGCATGAACGATCTTACCACCGACGATCACGGCAGCATTTACACCGGAACCATCAACTTCGATCCGCTGAGCAACGAGCAGCCGATTCCGGGCAGCCTGTTCCGCATCGATCCTCCCGGTCGCGCGGTGAAGTTGTGGGACGGCATCGAGGTCAGCAACGGGCTCGGCCTCAGCCCCGACCGAAAACACCTGTATCATTCGGATTCCCCCACCGGCGCGGTGTGGGTTTACGACGTTACTCACGAGCGCGGCGTCAAGGACCGGCGCGTCTTTGCCAGGATGCCCGCGGGATTGCCCGATGGGCTGGCGGTCGATGCGCAAGGCGGCGTGTGGGTTGCGGCTTTCCGCGCCGGCGAGGTCGTCCATTTCCTGAAAGATGGCGCCGTGGCCGAGCGAATCAAGTTGCCGGCCACGATGGTGACCAGCCTGGTCTTCGCAGGCCGCGACCTGCGGGACCTCTACGTCGTGACCGCAGACAACACCGACGATCCAAGTCGCAAGGGAACGATTTTCCGCGCGCGCGCCGACGTGCCCGGCCTGCCAGTGCCGAAAGCGAACTTTTAG